The following are encoded together in the Drosophila biarmipes strain raj3 chromosome 3L, RU_DBia_V1.1, whole genome shotgun sequence genome:
- the LOC108030853 gene encoding chitin deacetylase 1 isoform X2 yields MARWWPILSVVCLCMAVAHGQDKLEGVDVEEVCADRPADEYFRLETDGDCREVYRCTKSGLKEIQCPSGLAFDVIKQTCDWKAKVTNCDEKEKPRKAKPILKTDEPICPEGKLSCGDGECLDKELFCNGKSDCKDESDENACSVDEDPNRAPECDPTQCALPDCFCSADGTRIPGGIEPQQVPQMITITFNGAVNVDNIDLYEDIFNGQRQNPNGCSIKGTFFVSHKYTNYSAVQDLHRRGHEISVFSLTHKDDPNYWTGGSYDDWLAEMAGSRLIVERFANITDGSIIGMRAPYLRVGGNKQFEMMADQFFVYDASITASLGRVPIWPYTLYFRMPHKCNGNAHNCPSRSHPVWEMVMNELDRRDDPTFDESLPGCHMVDSCSNVASGDQFARLLRHNFNRHYNSNRAPLGLHFHASWLKSKKEYRDELIKFIEEMLGRNDVFFVTNLQVIQWMQNPTELNSLRDFQEWKEKCDVKGQPYCSLPNACPLTTRELPGETLRLFTCMECPNNYPWILDPTGDGFSV; encoded by the exons ATGGCGCGTTGGTGGCCGATTTTGAGCGTTGTGTGCCTCTGCATGGCAGTGG CACATGGCCAGGACAAACTGGAGGGCGTTGACGTCGAGGAGGTGTGCGCCGACCGTCCCGCGGACGAGTACTTCCGCCTGGAGACCGACGGCGACTGCCGCGAGGTGTACAG ATGTACCAAGTCGGGTTTGAAAGAAATTCAGTGTCCTTCGGGGCTGGCCTTCGACGTGATCAAGCAGACCTGCGACTGGAAGGCCAAGGTGACCAATTGCGACGAGAAAGAGA AGCCGCGCAAGGCGAAGCCCATCCTGAAGACGGATGAGCCCATCTGCCCCGAGGGCAAGCTGTCCTGCGGCGACGGCGAGTGCCTGGATaaggagctcttctgcaacgGCAAGTCCGACTGCAAGGACGAGTCCGACGAGAACGCCTGCT CTGTCGATGAGGACCCCAACCGGGCCCCCGAGTGCGACCCCACACAGTGCGCCCTGCCCGACTGCTTCTGCTCGGCGGACGGAACCCGCATCCCCGGCGGCATCGAGCCCCAGCAGGTGCCCCAGATGATCACCATCACCTTCAACGGCGCCGTCAACGTGGACAACATCGACCTGTACGAGGACATCTTCAACGGCCAGCGCCAGAACCCCAACGGCTGCTCCATCAAGGGCACCTTCTTCGTGTCCCACAAGTACACCAACTACTCTGCGGTGCAGGACCTGCACCGGCGCGGCCACGAGATCTCCGTGTTCTCGCTGACGCacaaggacgaccccaactaCTGGACCGGCGGCAGCTACGATGACTGGCTGGCGGAGATGGCCGGCTCCCGTCTGATTGTGGAGCGCTTCGCCAACATCACGGACGGATCCATCATCGGCATGCGGGCGCCCTACCTGCGCGTGGGCGGCAACAAGCAGTTCGAGATGATGGCCGACCAGTTCTTCGTGTACGACGCGTCCATCACCGCCTCCCTGGGCCGCGTGCCCATCTGGCCCTACACCCTGTACTTCCGGATGCCGCACAAGTGTAACGGCAACGCCCACAACTGCCCCTCTAGGAGCCACCCCGTGTGGGAGATGGTGATGAACGAGCTGGACCGGCGCGACGACCCCACCTTCGACGAGTCCCTGCCCGGTTGCCACATGGTCGACTCCTGCTCCAACGTGGCCAGCGGCGACCAGTTCGCCCGCCTGCTGCGCCACAACTTCAACCGCCACTACAACAGCAACAGGGCTCCCCTGGGCCTGCACTTCCACGCCTCGTGGCTGAAGTCAAAGAAGGAGTACCGCGACGAGCTGATCAAGTTCATCGAGGAGATGCTGGGCCGCAACGACGTGTTCTTCGTGACCAACCTGCAGGTGATCCAGTGGATGCAGAACCCCACCGAACTGAACTCGCTGCGCGACTTCCAGGAGTGGAAGGAGAAGTGCGACGTCAAGGGCCAGCCCTACTGCTCGCTGCCCAACGCGTGTCCGCTGACCACCCGGGAGCTGCCCGGCGAGACCCTCCGGCTGTTCACCTGCATGGAGTGCCCCAACAACTACCCCTGGATCCTCGATCCCACCGGCGACGGCTTCTCCGTCTAG
- the LOC108030853 gene encoding chitin deacetylase 1 isoform X4, whose protein sequence is MARWWPILSVVCLCMAVDALYVKNSFEPDRNLDPSRRYQKKPHGQDKLEGVDVEEVCADRPADEYFRLETDGDCREVYRCDSAGEDGTWRLAPIRCAGGLAFDVLRQLCDWKSNVKSCDVLEKPRKAKPILKTDEPICPEGKLSCGDGECLDKELFCNGKSDCKDESDENACSVDEDPNRAPECDPTQCALPDCFCSADGTRIPGGIEPQQVPQMITITFNGAVNVDNIDLYEDIFNGQRQNPNGCSIKGTFFVSHKYTNYSAVQDLHRRGHEISVFSLTHKDDPNYWTGGSYDDWLAEMAGSRLIVERFANITDGSIIGMRAPYLRVGGNKQFEMMADQFFVYDASITASLGRVPIWPYTLYFRMPHKCNGNAHNCPSRSHPVWEMVMNELDRRDDPTFDESLPGCHMVDSCSNVASGDQFARLLRHNFNRHYNSNRAPLGLHFHASWLKSKKEYRDELIKFIEEMLGRNDVFFVTNLQVIQWMQNPTELNSLRDFQEWKEKCDVKGQPYCSLPNACPLTTRELPGETLRLFTCMECPNNYPWILDPTGDGFSV, encoded by the exons ATGGCGCGTTGGTGGCCGATTTTGAGCGTTGTGTGCCTCTGCATGGCAGTGG ATGctttatatgtaaaaaattcATTTGAGCCCGACAGAAATCTGGACCCATCACGGAGATACCAAAAAAAAC CACATGGCCAGGACAAACTGGAGGGCGTTGACGTCGAGGAGGTGTGCGCCGACCGTCCCGCGGACGAGTACTTCCGCCTGGAGACCGACGGCGACTGCCGCGAGGTGTACAG GTGCGACAGTGCCGGCGAAGATGGCACTTGGCGTTTGGCGCCGATTCGCTGCGCCGGCGGCCTGGCATTCGATGTTCTGCGCCAACTTTGCGATTGGAAGTCGAATGTGAAGTCTTGCGATGTGCTCGAGA AGCCGCGCAAGGCGAAGCCCATCCTGAAGACGGATGAGCCCATCTGCCCCGAGGGCAAGCTGTCCTGCGGCGACGGCGAGTGCCTGGATaaggagctcttctgcaacgGCAAGTCCGACTGCAAGGACGAGTCCGACGAGAACGCCTGCT CTGTCGATGAGGACCCCAACCGGGCCCCCGAGTGCGACCCCACACAGTGCGCCCTGCCCGACTGCTTCTGCTCGGCGGACGGAACCCGCATCCCCGGCGGCATCGAGCCCCAGCAGGTGCCCCAGATGATCACCATCACCTTCAACGGCGCCGTCAACGTGGACAACATCGACCTGTACGAGGACATCTTCAACGGCCAGCGCCAGAACCCCAACGGCTGCTCCATCAAGGGCACCTTCTTCGTGTCCCACAAGTACACCAACTACTCTGCGGTGCAGGACCTGCACCGGCGCGGCCACGAGATCTCCGTGTTCTCGCTGACGCacaaggacgaccccaactaCTGGACCGGCGGCAGCTACGATGACTGGCTGGCGGAGATGGCCGGCTCCCGTCTGATTGTGGAGCGCTTCGCCAACATCACGGACGGATCCATCATCGGCATGCGGGCGCCCTACCTGCGCGTGGGCGGCAACAAGCAGTTCGAGATGATGGCCGACCAGTTCTTCGTGTACGACGCGTCCATCACCGCCTCCCTGGGCCGCGTGCCCATCTGGCCCTACACCCTGTACTTCCGGATGCCGCACAAGTGTAACGGCAACGCCCACAACTGCCCCTCTAGGAGCCACCCCGTGTGGGAGATGGTGATGAACGAGCTGGACCGGCGCGACGACCCCACCTTCGACGAGTCCCTGCCCGGTTGCCACATGGTCGACTCCTGCTCCAACGTGGCCAGCGGCGACCAGTTCGCCCGCCTGCTGCGCCACAACTTCAACCGCCACTACAACAGCAACAGGGCTCCCCTGGGCCTGCACTTCCACGCCTCGTGGCTGAAGTCAAAGAAGGAGTACCGCGACGAGCTGATCAAGTTCATCGAGGAGATGCTGGGCCGCAACGACGTGTTCTTCGTGACCAACCTGCAGGTGATCCAGTGGATGCAGAACCCCACCGAACTGAACTCGCTGCGCGACTTCCAGGAGTGGAAGGAGAAGTGCGACGTCAAGGGCCAGCCCTACTGCTCGCTGCCCAACGCGTGTCCGCTGACCACCCGGGAGCTGCCCGGCGAGACCCTCCGGCTGTTCACCTGCATGGAGTGCCCCAACAACTACCCCTGGATCCTCGATCCCACCGGCGACGGCTTCTCCGTCTAG
- the LOC108030853 gene encoding chitin deacetylase 1 isoform X1 yields MARWWPILSVVCLCMAVAHGQDKLEGVDVEEVCADRPADEYFRLETDGDCREVYRCDSAGEDGTWRLAPIRCAGGLAFDVLRQLCDWKSNVKSCDVLEKPRKAKPILKTDEPICPEGKLSCGDGECLDKELFCNGKSDCKDESDENACSVDEDPNRAPECDPTQCALPDCFCSADGTRIPGGIEPQQVPQMITITFNGAVNVDNIDLYEDIFNGQRQNPNGCSIKGTFFVSHKYTNYSAVQDLHRRGHEISVFSLTHKDDPNYWTGGSYDDWLAEMAGSRLIVERFANITDGSIIGMRAPYLRVGGNKQFEMMADQFFVYDASITASLGRVPIWPYTLYFRMPHKCNGNAHNCPSRSHPVWEMVMNELDRRDDPTFDESLPGCHMVDSCSNVASGDQFARLLRHNFNRHYNSNRAPLGLHFHASWLKSKKEYRDELIKFIEEMLGRNDVFFVTNLQVIQWMQNPTELNSLRDFQEWKEKCDVKGQPYCSLPNACPLTTRELPGETLRLFTCMECPNNYPWILDPTGDGFSV; encoded by the exons ATGGCGCGTTGGTGGCCGATTTTGAGCGTTGTGTGCCTCTGCATGGCAGTGG CACATGGCCAGGACAAACTGGAGGGCGTTGACGTCGAGGAGGTGTGCGCCGACCGTCCCGCGGACGAGTACTTCCGCCTGGAGACCGACGGCGACTGCCGCGAGGTGTACAG GTGCGACAGTGCCGGCGAAGATGGCACTTGGCGTTTGGCGCCGATTCGCTGCGCCGGCGGCCTGGCATTCGATGTTCTGCGCCAACTTTGCGATTGGAAGTCGAATGTGAAGTCTTGCGATGTGCTCGAGA AGCCGCGCAAGGCGAAGCCCATCCTGAAGACGGATGAGCCCATCTGCCCCGAGGGCAAGCTGTCCTGCGGCGACGGCGAGTGCCTGGATaaggagctcttctgcaacgGCAAGTCCGACTGCAAGGACGAGTCCGACGAGAACGCCTGCT CTGTCGATGAGGACCCCAACCGGGCCCCCGAGTGCGACCCCACACAGTGCGCCCTGCCCGACTGCTTCTGCTCGGCGGACGGAACCCGCATCCCCGGCGGCATCGAGCCCCAGCAGGTGCCCCAGATGATCACCATCACCTTCAACGGCGCCGTCAACGTGGACAACATCGACCTGTACGAGGACATCTTCAACGGCCAGCGCCAGAACCCCAACGGCTGCTCCATCAAGGGCACCTTCTTCGTGTCCCACAAGTACACCAACTACTCTGCGGTGCAGGACCTGCACCGGCGCGGCCACGAGATCTCCGTGTTCTCGCTGACGCacaaggacgaccccaactaCTGGACCGGCGGCAGCTACGATGACTGGCTGGCGGAGATGGCCGGCTCCCGTCTGATTGTGGAGCGCTTCGCCAACATCACGGACGGATCCATCATCGGCATGCGGGCGCCCTACCTGCGCGTGGGCGGCAACAAGCAGTTCGAGATGATGGCCGACCAGTTCTTCGTGTACGACGCGTCCATCACCGCCTCCCTGGGCCGCGTGCCCATCTGGCCCTACACCCTGTACTTCCGGATGCCGCACAAGTGTAACGGCAACGCCCACAACTGCCCCTCTAGGAGCCACCCCGTGTGGGAGATGGTGATGAACGAGCTGGACCGGCGCGACGACCCCACCTTCGACGAGTCCCTGCCCGGTTGCCACATGGTCGACTCCTGCTCCAACGTGGCCAGCGGCGACCAGTTCGCCCGCCTGCTGCGCCACAACTTCAACCGCCACTACAACAGCAACAGGGCTCCCCTGGGCCTGCACTTCCACGCCTCGTGGCTGAAGTCAAAGAAGGAGTACCGCGACGAGCTGATCAAGTTCATCGAGGAGATGCTGGGCCGCAACGACGTGTTCTTCGTGACCAACCTGCAGGTGATCCAGTGGATGCAGAACCCCACCGAACTGAACTCGCTGCGCGACTTCCAGGAGTGGAAGGAGAAGTGCGACGTCAAGGGCCAGCCCTACTGCTCGCTGCCCAACGCGTGTCCGCTGACCACCCGGGAGCTGCCCGGCGAGACCCTCCGGCTGTTCACCTGCATGGAGTGCCCCAACAACTACCCCTGGATCCTCGATCCCACCGGCGACGGCTTCTCCGTCTAG
- the LOC108030853 gene encoding chitin deacetylase 1 isoform X3, whose product MITITFNGAVNVDNIDLYEDIFNGQRQNPNGCSIKGTFFVSHKYTNYSAVQDLHRRGHEISVFSLTHKDDPNYWTGGSYDDWLAEMAGSRLIVERFANITDGSIIGMRAPYLRVGGNKQFEMMADQFFVYDASITASLGRVPIWPYTLYFRMPHKCNGNAHNCPSRSHPVWEMVMNELDRRDDPTFDESLPGCHMVDSCSNVASGDQFARLLRHNFNRHYNSNRAPLGLHFHASWLKSKKEYRDELIKFIEEMLGRNDVFFVTNLQVIQWMQNPTELNSLRDFQEWKEKCDVKGQPYCSLPNACPLTTRELPGETLRLFTCMECPNNYPWILDPTGDGFSV is encoded by the coding sequence ATGATCACCATCACCTTCAACGGCGCCGTCAACGTGGACAACATCGACCTGTACGAGGACATCTTCAACGGCCAGCGCCAGAACCCCAACGGCTGCTCCATCAAGGGCACCTTCTTCGTGTCCCACAAGTACACCAACTACTCTGCGGTGCAGGACCTGCACCGGCGCGGCCACGAGATCTCCGTGTTCTCGCTGACGCacaaggacgaccccaactaCTGGACCGGCGGCAGCTACGATGACTGGCTGGCGGAGATGGCCGGCTCCCGTCTGATTGTGGAGCGCTTCGCCAACATCACGGACGGATCCATCATCGGCATGCGGGCGCCCTACCTGCGCGTGGGCGGCAACAAGCAGTTCGAGATGATGGCCGACCAGTTCTTCGTGTACGACGCGTCCATCACCGCCTCCCTGGGCCGCGTGCCCATCTGGCCCTACACCCTGTACTTCCGGATGCCGCACAAGTGTAACGGCAACGCCCACAACTGCCCCTCTAGGAGCCACCCCGTGTGGGAGATGGTGATGAACGAGCTGGACCGGCGCGACGACCCCACCTTCGACGAGTCCCTGCCCGGTTGCCACATGGTCGACTCCTGCTCCAACGTGGCCAGCGGCGACCAGTTCGCCCGCCTGCTGCGCCACAACTTCAACCGCCACTACAACAGCAACAGGGCTCCCCTGGGCCTGCACTTCCACGCCTCGTGGCTGAAGTCAAAGAAGGAGTACCGCGACGAGCTGATCAAGTTCATCGAGGAGATGCTGGGCCGCAACGACGTGTTCTTCGTGACCAACCTGCAGGTGATCCAGTGGATGCAGAACCCCACCGAACTGAACTCGCTGCGCGACTTCCAGGAGTGGAAGGAGAAGTGCGACGTCAAGGGCCAGCCCTACTGCTCGCTGCCCAACGCGTGTCCGCTGACCACCCGGGAGCTGCCCGGCGAGACCCTCCGGCTGTTCACCTGCATGGAGTGCCCCAACAACTACCCCTGGATCCTCGATCCCACCGGCGACGGCTTCTCCGTCTAG
- the LOC108030854 gene encoding guanine nucleotide-binding protein subunit beta-2, translating into MPKIDPETQKLYDEINGMIQKFKDDQKSKADCTLADKCGDMGDVPKIRLSSKKILKGHINKVNSVHFAGDSRHCVTGSLDGKLIIWDTWTANKVQIIPLRSAWVMTVAFSPSGNFVACGGMDNQCTVYDVNNRDASGVAKMVKELMGYEGFLSSCRFLDDGHLITGSGDMKICHWDLEKGVKTMDFNGHAGDIAGLSLSPDMKTYITGSVDKTAKLWDVREEGHKQMFFGHDMDVSSVCYHPNGLGFASCSEDQTARMYDLRADQQIGLYEPPQKNTGFTSCALSTSGRYLMCGGIEGNVHSWDTMKQRHTGTLSGHENRITCISLCPNGMCLASTSWDQQVRLWL; encoded by the exons ATGCCGAAAATTGATCCCGAAACACAAAAGCTCTACGACGAAATCAATGGCATGATACAGAAGTTTAAG GAtgatcaaaaatcaaaagctGACTGCACCTTGGCGGACAAATGCGGCGATATGGGAGATGTTCCCAAGATTCGATTATCATCGAAGAAGATCCTGAAGGGCCACATCAACAAGGTGAACTCTGTGCATTTTGCCGGGGACTCGCGTCACTGCGTCACGGGATCTCTGGATGGCAAGCTGATCATCTGGGACACCTGGACCGCCAATAAGGTGCAGATCATCCCGCTGAGATCCGCTTGGGTGATGACAGTGGCCTTCTCGCCGTCAGGCAACTTCGTGGCCTGCGGAGGAATGGACAACCAGTGCACCGTTTACGACGTGAACAACCGAGACGCCTCCGGCGTGGCCAAAATGGTCAAGGAGCTGATGGGCTACGAGGGATTTCTCAGCTCCTGCCGTTTCCTGGACGACGGCCATCTGATCACCGGCTCGGGCGACATGAAAAT CTGCCATTGGGATCTGGAGAAGGGCGTCAAGACGATGGATTTCAATGGCCATGCTGGAGATATAGCTGGCTTATCGCTTTCGCCCGATATGAAGACTTATATCACTGGCTCTGTGGACAAAACTGCCAAGTTGTGGGATGTACGCGAAGAAGGCCACAAGCAGATGTTTTTCGGCCATGACATGGACGTGTCCTCCGTCTGC TACCACCCCAATGGCCTTGGGTTCGCCTCCTGCTCGGAGGACCAGACGGCGCGCATGTACGACCTGCGGGCGGACCAGCAAATCGGGCTGTATGAGCCGCCCCAGAAGAACACGGGCTTCACTTCGTGCG CTCTATCGACCAGCGGGCGCTACCTCATGTGCGGCGGCATTGAGGGCAACGTGCACTCGTGGGACACGATGAAGCAGCGGCACACGG GCACACTGTCTGGTCACGAGAACCGCATCACTTGCATCAGCCTGTGCCCCAATGGCATGTGCCTAGCCTCCACCAGCTGGGATCAGCAAGTGCGTCTGTGGCTCTAA
- the LOC108030908 gene encoding epidermal growth factor receptor substrate 15 homolog encodes METLACANQLQEHQQPQQQLVNLSIDANLGENVVSIPKELILISLVSQEQSLYNPKHPNYRSTKTKDEKWLEIGSNVGWSDVQCKSKWKAMRDQYCRELKRAKACAKAVKWKYFKELDFLRPYALARNYRGRSGQNTNGIVSATAPISLPMSTSFSSNSSSQNLNLSGSIKIEDASASTLLDNCSFSSSSSADKKPAANFLASHIGAVLQQQQPQMQTQPESSWNYLTDAAGGATPSIIVQCGSANTTTVVDTLYNEIVDCVNAANQSSSAATVTSTVTATSAAHNQSTNAEEEDDDPIHTFLNMESYFEKELITLIQQEDMIYNYGNENYRNAKLKMEVWEEIARKLKKSVKQCRLKWKALRDQYAREHKRLRTLMHIDATSRWKHYDSLSFLQKYIQQKTLDNDAQLSMLLPKNDPVRELEEHMVHSHSPPNQQSTLESSSSSSQLNMPALPHLTGPHKAEQQQQQQEEQQQQQQQQASELCVASYDDMDIDNYINGDAHHDDEEEDDEDDEMETTTAGEPTPQQQEQHVMTYDHDEGPVYMAVQSVTSSMTKQETLSEGATSLEQQQLQSTGEYQKLEIQTPTTPRYQNAATTPSSTSTSRYNSQHSAPITPNKPNHMEFPPSNGHNSSEDDEIGAFFRAVAMKIRNAQLEPVAFTELQIEILRVINEALRNH; translated from the exons ATGGAGACGCTGGCATGTGCCAACCAGCTGCAGGAGCAccagcagccacagcagcagctcgTGAATCTCAGCATAGACGCGAATCTGGGCGAGAATGTGGTCAGCATTCCGAAGGAGCTGATCCTCATCTCGCTGGTCTCGCAAGAGCAGTCGCTGTACAACCCGAAGCACCCCAACTACCGCAGCACCAAGACCAAGGACGAGAAATGGCTGGAGATCGGCAGCAACGTGGGTTGGTCAG ATGTGCAGTGCAAGTCGAAGTGGAAGGCCATGAGGGACCAGTACTGCCGAGAACTCAAACGCGCCAAGGCGTGCGCCAAAGCGGTCAAGTGGAAGTACTTCAAGGAGCTGGACTTCCTGCGTCCATATGCGCTGGCAAGGAA TTACAGAGGAAGGTCTGGACAAAATACCAATGGCATCGTCTCTGCGACAGCTCCCATTTCGCTGCCGATGAGTACATCGTTTAGCAgtaacagcagcagccagaaCCTCAACCTTTCCGGCAGCATTAAGATTGAAGATGCCAGTGCCTCCACACTGCTGGATAACTGCAGCTTCAGCTCGTCCAGTTCTGCTGACAAAAAGCCCGCAGCCAATTTCTTGGCCAGCCATATTGGAGCCgtgttgcagcagcagcagccacaaatGCAGACGCAGCCAGAAAGCAGCTGGAACTATCTGACCGATGCGGCAGGCGGTGCTACTCCTTCAATCATAGTGCAGTGCGGATCTGCGAACACAACCACTGTGGTAGACACTCTCTACAACGAAATTGTGGACTGTGTGAATGCCGCAAATCAGTCAAGCTCCGCAGCAACAGTAACCTCGACTGTGACCGCCACTTCAGCAGCGCACAATCAATCGACTAACGCCGAGGAAGAGGACGACGATCCCATACACACCTTTCTTAACATGGAGAGCTACTTCGAAAAAGAACTGATTACGCTGATCCAGCAGGAGGACATGATCTATAATTACGGCAACGAGAACTATCGCAATGCCAAGCTCAAGATGGAGGTTTGGGAGGAAATCGCCAGAAAACTGAAAAAGTCAG TAAAACAGTGTCGGCTGAAGTGGAAGGCTCTAAGGGACCAATATGCACGAGAACACAAGCGACTAAGGACACTGATGCACATAGACGCCACTTCGCGCTGGAAGCACTATGACTCGCTTAGTTTTCTGCAAAAGTACATACAACAAAAGACACT GGATAATGATGCGCAACTCAGTATGCTGCTACCCAAAAATGACCCAGTGAGAGAACTGGAGGAGCATATGGTCCACTCCCACTCGCCGCCCAACCAGCAAAGCACCTTGGAGTCATCCTCGTCGAGTTCCCAGCTGAACATGCCCGCCCTTCCTCATTTGACGGGACCACACAAGGccgagcaacaacagcaacagcaagaggagcagcagcagcagcagcaacaacaggccAGTGAGCTGTGTGTGGCTAGCTACGACGACATGGATATCGATAACTACATCAATGGGGATGCACATCATGATGATGAAGAGGAAGATGACGAGGACGATGAGATGGAAACCACAACGGCGGGGGAACCAACTCCTCAGCAGCAAGAGCAGCATGTAATGACTTATGATCACGACGAAGGACCCGTTTACATGGCTGTTCAAAGTGTTACAAGTTCTATGACCAAGCAGGAGACGCTCAGCGAAGGCGCCACCAGcctggagcagcagcaactacaATCAACTGGAGAGTACCAAAAGTTGGAGATACAGACTCCCACCACTCCTCGTTACCAGAATGCTGCCACGACTCCCAGCTCTACTTCCACATCTCGCTACAATTCGCAACACTCGGCGCCCATCACGCCCAACAAACCCAACCACATGGAGTTCCCCCCCAGCAATGGCCACAATTCTAGTGAGGATGATGAAATTGGCGCGTTTTTCAGGGCAGTGGCCATGAAGATACGTAATGCTCAGCTGGAGCCAGTGGCTTTTACAGAACtgcaaattgaaattctgcGTGTCATTAACGAGGCACTGAGGAACCACTAG